One Sphingomonas endolithica genomic window, CTGTGGGTCGCGTTGAAGCACGAGATTACCTACCGCAAGCCGACGTTCCTCGACGATGAGGTCATCGCGACCGTGCTGCTCGAAAAGGTGCAGGGCGCACGCGCTTTCTACCAGACGATCATCAAGCGCGGCGAGGAAGTGTTGGCCGAGGTGCAATCGAGCTGGTGCTGCGTCGATGCCAAGACGCACCGCCCGGCGCGGATCGCGCAGAGCGTGGCGGATTTGTTCTTCGACAAGGATTGACCTTGAACCACCCCGTTCGTGTCGAGCGACGTCGAGACACCTGCACCTGACTGGTGTCTCGACGTCGCTCGACACGAACGGTGGGGATGAAGCAAAACCTAAGTCGTTGCGCCCAAGCTAAAGAAACACCCG contains:
- a CDS encoding acyl-CoA thioesterase, translated to MGHVNNASYLKWVQDAVVSHWQRFAPAEAVAANLWVALKHEITYRKPTFLDDEVIATVLLEKVQGARAFYQTIIKRGEEVLAEVQSSWCCVDAKTHRPARIAQSVADLFFDKD